TCTATTTTTCTAAAATAGAGGTTAGAAAAGAGTGAATTTTTAACAATTTTGGACTCAGAAAAACGTgataaaagaaatgtaaaatgtgGGATATGGGTCCTTCAATGTAACATAGTTTTTCCAtcacaaaatgtgtttttatgtgtgattgacataaaaacaaaataaataaaaaccaaaaaaaaattaaattgttTTCTTAAGACAGCAGCGATATCTAAGCGGCCTTCAGCCGTCTAAAAGCTTGGTGAAGAAGCGGCAAACAGAATTCCAGCCCTCTCCGCAGTAGCTTTCGGCCGCATCCGCATCCGCGGCCCCATCGTTCAGCACCCCATAGCTGTCTTCGCTGTCTCCCTGCATTGGCTCCTCCTCCCTCATCTCTTCCCTGGCTAGCTTATCCTTCTCCCCCTCCTTGTTCCCTGCCCCTTTCTTCTTCCCTCCTTCATTCTGGCCCTCTCCCTTCCGCTCGGCCAGCTTCATGTGGGCGGCGGCCGGCCCCTTCTTGCATACGCGCGTCTTCAGCACCTTCTCGCCCTCGCAGGCGTTGGAGCGCTTCTTCAGCTTCCCCACCACTTGCTTCCAGTACTGCACCGGCTTGGCCACAAAGGCCGGGCACTCCTGAGGTTTGCCCGAGAACTGGCAGCCGTACGAGTGCTTGGACCCCTCGCCGCCTTCCTTCTCGCCGGGGTCGGTGCAGCTGACCTGGAGCTGGATGTTGTTGTTGCGGCCCTCCTGCGCCTCCCAGGTGCAGCGGTGGCCCTCCTTGGTGCTCAGCTCCCCAGAGCTCAGGGCCGGACGTCCCGCTGCCGTCGGGATCTCGTCGTCGCCCTTCGGCTTGCCTTTCTTCTTTGCTGCCTCCGAGCAGGGCAGGAGgaagaggacgaggaggaggaagaagagggggTTGGGTGGACGCCGCATGGCTGAGGATGTGTGCAAGAGGAGGAGGAACGAAAAGATCCCACGCTCAAGGCAGGACGGGCATCCGTACAGGGATCCAAAGGAGGACTGTGTGGAAGAGaggagagccggagcacctgcTGAGGGGGTGGAGGGCTTGTTAGTCGGGCTTTGATTGTAGACAACAAtaagtaaacaacaacaacaaacaacaaacagacTGTCATTTAAAATTGAAGACAAATGAAGCATTGGTTACTACTAGGGGTCCAAGAACTTttttatactcttaaaaataaaggcaacAAAGAGATCTTTACACCAGTGCTGGTCAAACTGGTCTTCCCCTAGAGGGTCCGCATTTTGCGAGAGAAGATCTGGACCACCTGGAGCTCCCTGAGGACTATTTGAGAACCCCGGGAAACCTCATACAGTGCCATACACTCTTTTATAAATGGgttctaaataaaaccataAGATCTGAATGAATCCGAATGCAGTAAAGCTTCTCTGCCTGGGTAGATGGTTCTTCAGAGACGAGGAAAACcttctgcagatggttctacAGTGCatacatctacagtacatttTAGGATCCCAAAGACTGATTGGTTCTTTATAAATTAAAGTTAAAAGAACCTCCACAGAAAGTGAAGGTTCTCGGAAAAGCCATCAAATTGGTAAACAAGCTGTCCACTGTGAGACGTTTCCTTAAACCTTTAGAGTTCTTCACCCTCTGCATCTCTTTTTCCAATCATGGTTCTTGGAGAACCCTTTGCGGCTTCCCTTTTAGGCGGATTAGGGCGAAACATTCCCTTTTAAAAGTGTGAAGAAACACCATAAATCCATTTTACCATAACTGATAAAAAATGACTAGTTTCTAGTCTGAAAAATTTCCCAGGAAATGCAGAGAACTCCATCTCAAAACTTGCCAAAGTTGGAACCGTTGGCTCTAAAACTGGTAGGAAAGGAATTGTCCTTCCACAAGACGTGCATTCAAGAGCGTGAATGCGTTTAGCCAGTCGAAGCAAGAGCTGAGAGAGCAAAACAACAAAGTCCCCCAATGGACCCCCCGTACACAGCAATTTACTACTAGCTTGAAGTAACCCCTCCGTCCTCCACCCTTCCACCGATTCCTTGACATGCTCCGGTTAAATCTTAACGAAAAGCTGCGAGAAagtttacactgttttaatTCTTTACCTCCTTGTCTTTTACTTACCAAGTGGAGACGTCTTCCTTCAGGACTGCGAGAGCAAAAGGGTCTGAAGAGGAGGATAAGGAAACCAGGGGGCAAGGCAGAAGAGAAAGGATGGGAGCAAGGGataaagaaaaaagagggaAGCAGAGGGGGGCTCATGGAGGGGGGCGGTGGAGGGCATCAATAGCATGGCCAAAAAACCTCCCAGAACTGGGCCCCTCCCTTGTAGTCTGAAAACAAACTGAcacccctccctccttccctttctctctctctttctctccatttctcttaCCCCCAACCCACCCCCTCCACCAGTCCCCCCACACATACAACCCTtgccttccctccctccctccctccctccttccttaCAGGCTTCTGTCTTCTCTAAAACTCCAGGCGAAATTAGGTTAGATCTACACTGAGGCAGTGTTACTTGTTGAGAAGTGGTCAAACCCTTGACTCCCAGAAATGGTAACTTTTACATGGAGAACAAAGGTAAAGTCCCTTGGCTTGGACATATGGCTCAATGCTCTTTAAAAAGTGTGAAGGCAATGAAGGCAATGATTCAATAAAAGAAGCAGGGCAACCAAAGGACCGTTTGGATGCTCAACTGGTCTGCTGCCTGGTTGAGAGGGTCATCATTCTCCTTGAGAAGGTCATTGTGATTCGGACAAGcctgtctttatgtccatcttCAAACTATCCTACCAGGCATGGAGGCTCTGGCTTTGTAGAGATTGTTCTGGAACCTCAGGGCCTCCGGGGGTCACTATGAACCGGGGGTCACTATGAATTTGGTCTTTATGAACCAAATAAAAGACTAACGCTTTGGTGGGATCCATGTCTCCTTCAGAGGTTGCAGATATGGTCAGACAAATTGGGACGAGGTGGGATCAATAtgtcaggcagcaagtgaacagtcagttctcgaAAGCGATgagttggaagcaggaaaaattacaaggatctgagccaccttgaccagaaccaaactgtgatggcctGCGTGTTATTGTATACGTCCCCCTCGGGGTCTACCGAAGCATGAACTCCACCAAGGCATCACCTTGATATCCCCTTGGCACCAAgacaagtcctgtaagttgtgaggaggggcctccatggatcgcatcacgTGACCCTGgtcgtccttccttggagcacttttggtaggcactgaccactgaaaAGACCT
The Salminus brasiliensis chromosome 10, fSalBra1.hap2, whole genome shotgun sequence genome window above contains:
- the fgfbp3 gene encoding fibroblast growth factor-binding protein 3 encodes the protein MRRPPNPLFFLLLVLFLLPCSEAAKKKGKPKGDDEIPTAAGRPALSSGELSTKEGHRCTWEAQEGRNNNIQLQVSCTDPGEKEGGEGSKHSYGCQFSGKPQECPAFVAKPVQYWKQVVGKLKKRSNACEGEKVLKTRVCKKGPAAAHMKLAERKGEGQNEGGKKKGAGNKEGEKDKLAREEMREEEPMQGDSEDSYGVLNDGAADADAAESYCGEGWNSVCRFFTKLLDG